Proteins co-encoded in one Acidovorax sp. 69 genomic window:
- a CDS encoding response regulator: MKTSVELRSHPGRGSVFRLWLDCWQGALEDDATPALDAHSLVGLKVLAIDDDEAVRMGMQSLLQSWGCQCMTAESSAHALEVLEDVTPDIIITDFRLRHEETGKHVLQALRAYLGAPVPAIIMTGDTSPQRLRDAQSTSALLLHKPVSTGQLRDAMVQLITRPQPPAISAEEPEASEGESATASAAAVP, from the coding sequence ATGAAGACATCTGTCGAGCTGCGCTCGCACCCCGGCAGAGGTTCCGTTTTTCGGCTGTGGCTGGACTGCTGGCAAGGCGCCCTGGAGGACGATGCCACCCCGGCGCTCGACGCACACAGTCTGGTGGGACTGAAGGTTCTGGCCATCGATGACGACGAAGCGGTACGCATGGGCATGCAATCGCTCCTGCAAAGCTGGGGCTGCCAGTGCATGACGGCGGAGTCGAGCGCCCATGCGCTCGAAGTGCTGGAAGATGTGACACCCGACATCATCATCACGGACTTCCGCCTGCGCCACGAAGAGACCGGCAAACACGTGCTGCAAGCACTGCGCGCCTATCTGGGAGCGCCCGTCCCCGCCATCATCATGACGGGCGATACATCCCCGCAGCGCCTGCGAGATGCACAATCGACCTCTGCGCTGTTGCTGCACAAACCCGTGTCCACCGGCCAACTGCGCGATGCAATGGTGCAGCTCATCACGCGGCCTCAACCCCCGGCCATATCAGCCGAGGAGCCTGAGGCATCAGAAGGTGAATCCGCTACAGCCAGCGCCGCAGCAGTCCCATGA
- a CDS encoding coniferyl aldehyde dehydrogenase — protein sequence MTPADIHAHFDLQRQASRAHVDVPLLVRRERLLRLRKMLDENGPVLAAAVQADFGMRSPRLTEVADFFVLRTLLSHTLSHLAKWMKPQKVHTPIYLQPAHAFIQRQPLGVVGVIAPWNYPVQLALAPAITALAAGNRVMLKPSELTPHTSAQLALLVAQFFAPDEFCVVQGDANLSALFASLPFDHLVFTGSTAVGRKVAQAAAQNLTPTTLELGGKSPCIIDGHCDMADAALKIAHGKLLNAGQTCIAPDYVLLPRGREGEFAQAYRAAVARLFPTIEGNADYASIITPRHHARLRTMLQQAQTQGAEVHTIDPTDGKPMVPTLGTLGDGASRQMLPTLVFGATSQMQLMQEEIFGPILPVISYERLDDAIAHINSGPRPLALYWFGQSEAVRDDVLRRTVSGGVTVNDTLMHIAHDNLPFGGVGDSGWGAYHGERGFLRFCHQKSVLVQSRWAMGSLFYPPYGARFDQVMGLLRRWL from the coding sequence ATGACACCAGCCGATATCCACGCCCATTTCGATCTTCAACGCCAGGCCAGCCGCGCGCATGTGGATGTGCCGCTGCTCGTGCGCCGAGAGCGGCTGCTGCGCCTTCGCAAGATGCTCGACGAGAACGGCCCCGTGCTGGCAGCGGCCGTGCAGGCCGACTTTGGCATGCGCTCACCACGCCTGACCGAGGTGGCCGACTTCTTTGTGTTGCGCACCCTGCTGTCGCACACGCTGAGTCATCTGGCGAAGTGGATGAAGCCCCAGAAAGTGCACACACCGATCTACCTGCAGCCGGCCCATGCGTTCATTCAGCGCCAGCCTCTGGGCGTGGTGGGTGTGATTGCCCCGTGGAACTACCCGGTGCAGCTGGCCCTGGCGCCTGCCATCACGGCACTGGCGGCAGGCAACCGCGTGATGCTCAAGCCCAGCGAGCTGACACCCCATACCTCCGCCCAACTGGCGCTGCTGGTGGCGCAGTTCTTTGCTCCCGACGAGTTTTGCGTGGTGCAGGGCGATGCCAATCTGTCGGCTTTGTTTGCCTCGTTGCCGTTCGATCATCTGGTGTTCACCGGTTCCACAGCGGTGGGCCGCAAGGTGGCGCAGGCGGCGGCGCAGAACCTGACACCGACCACGCTGGAACTGGGCGGCAAGTCTCCCTGCATCATCGACGGCCACTGTGACATGGCGGATGCGGCGCTGAAGATTGCGCACGGCAAGCTGCTCAACGCGGGGCAGACCTGCATTGCCCCCGACTACGTGCTGCTGCCACGCGGCCGCGAGGGTGAGTTTGCGCAGGCCTACCGGGCTGCGGTAGCACGCCTGTTCCCCACCATCGAGGGCAACGCCGACTACGCTTCCATCATCACGCCACGCCATCATGCGCGCCTGCGCACCATGCTGCAGCAGGCGCAAACGCAAGGGGCAGAGGTGCACACGATCGACCCTACCGACGGCAAACCTATGGTGCCCACCTTGGGAACGCTGGGCGACGGTGCCAGCCGCCAGATGCTGCCCACGCTGGTGTTTGGTGCGACGTCGCAGATGCAGCTGATGCAGGAGGAAATTTTTGGCCCCATCCTGCCCGTGATCTCGTACGAGCGGCTGGACGATGCCATTGCCCACATCAACAGCGGGCCCCGCCCGCTGGCGCTTTATTGGTTTGGCCAGAGCGAGGCCGTGCGCGACGATGTGCTGCGCCGCACTGTGAGCGGTGGCGTGACGGTGAACGACACCCTGATGCACATTGCGCACGACAACCTGCCGTTTGGTGGTGTGGGCGACAGCGGCTGGGGGGCTTACCACGGTGAGCGGGGTTTTTTGCGCTTTTGCCACCAGAAATCGGTGCTGGTGCAATCGCGCTGGGCCATGGGCTCACTGTTCTACCCGCCCTATGGCGCCAGGTTTGATCAGGTCATGGGACTGCTGCGGCGCTGGCTGTAG